The Penaeus vannamei isolate JL-2024 chromosome 13, ASM4276789v1, whole genome shotgun sequence genome window below encodes:
- the LOC113812161 gene encoding ankyrin repeat domain-containing protein 40: protein MDTQKQNEEKLREACCYGDNEAVIALVTRGANINSRHEINGWTGLHWAAKRGNLETVRWLLANGADPKLTNNQSQTPAQLATNPHILQLLGTDSANPAEGTAPSSESLPITPSYMAHPPPINQTSHSTNSPPSKPLTNGITEVNGYPGTGSLPSNNNPSTSSCVPRPGMSPSPALELTQNKPKELVLKVRVANTDDPDFIEIDFPITHMNFSHLLTVCCKELAVNPQMVERIRKLPNTRLRNDKDVKRLENFTELELVIKGQSRPAITRSDSHSTSKNSYQSISSFKNQTILY from the exons ATGGACACCCAGAAACAGAATGAGGAGAAGCTACGGGAAGCCTGCTGTTATGGCGACAACGAAGCGGTCATTGCTCTGGTTACGAGAGGTGCAAATATCAACAGTAGACATGAGATAAATGGctg GACTGGACTACACTGGGCAGCGAAGCGAGGGAATTTGGAAACCGTTAGGTGGCTGCTGGCTAATGGAGCTGATCCAAAGTTAACCAACAACCAGTCTCAGACACCTGCTCAGCTGGCAACGAATCCACACATACTGCAGTTATTGG GTACCGACAGCGCGAACCCAGCTGAAGGAACAGCCCCAAGTTCTGAGTCCCTCCCAATCACGCCCAGTTACATGGCACATCCCCCGCCAATCAACCAGACAAGCCACAGCACAAACAGCCCACCTTCGAAGCCATTGACCAACGGGATTACAGAGGTCAACGGGTATCCTGGCACGGGCAGCCTTCCTTCCAACAACAACCCATCCACGTCTAGCTGTGTTCCTCGTCCAGGCATGAGTCCCTCACCAGCACTGGAATTAACTCAGAATAAACCTAAAG aaCTGGTGTTAAAGGTTCGCGTTGCCAACACGGATGACCCAGACTTCATCGAAATAGACTTCCCCATTACACACATGAACTTCAGCCACCTCCTCACTGTGTGCTGTAAGGAGCTAGCTGTTAATCCCCAAATGGTGGAGAGAATAAG GAAACTTCCCAACACACGCCTTCGAAACGACAAAGACGTGAAGCGCCTGGAAAACTTCACCGAACTAGAGCTCGTCATTAAAGGGCAGAGCAGACCAGCCATAACACGATCAGACTCCCACTCTACGTCTAAAAACAGCTACCAGTCCATTTCTTCCTTTAAAAATCAGACTATTTTGTACTGA